A genomic stretch from Dissulfurispira thermophila includes:
- the nuoF gene encoding NADH-quinone oxidoreductase subunit NuoF: MERYRASVMLCGGTGCIAGGSLKVKNALDEELKNKGLQNEINVVLTGCNGFCAQGPVMTVYPEDIFYEKVTVKDIPIIVEEHFIKGRPVERLMYKEPVKKQTIPLMRDIPFFSLQVLRALRNKGLIDPEKIEEYIARDGYQAAAKALTEMTPEQIIDEVKKSGLRGRGGAGFPTGLKWEFCSKVKGDQKYILCNGDEGDPGAFMDRSIMEADPHVVLEGMIIGAKAIGANKGYIYVRAEYPLAVHRLQLAIKQAKEYGLLGNDILGTGFNLDIEIYQGAGAFVCGEETALMRSIEGKRGMPIPRPPFPAQKGLWAKPTVLNNVETYANIPQIILNGGEWYRSLGTEKSTGTKVFALSGAINNIGLIEVPMGIPLRKIIYDIGGGIPKGRKFKAVQLGGPSGGCIPEHLLDTPVTYEDIVKTGAIVGSGGMVVMNDLNCMVSVAKFFLEFTAEESCGKCPPCRIGTTVMLDMLTNITEGRGRDGDIELLEDMSRDIIATSLCGLGQTAPNPVLTTIKYFRDEYESHIQEKWCKTGVCKELCTFYIDEEKCKACGACKRVCPQNAISGEKKVPHRINQQLCIQCRSCYEACKFDSVKIGPRSYREILAPDMPAQEILREMHTAVLAGKEE, encoded by the coding sequence ATGGAAAGGTATCGTGCGAGTGTTATGTTGTGCGGAGGCACAGGCTGTATAGCAGGAGGCAGTTTAAAGGTAAAAAATGCACTTGATGAAGAACTCAAAAACAAAGGGCTTCAAAACGAAATAAATGTTGTTCTTACAGGATGTAATGGTTTTTGTGCTCAGGGACCTGTTATGACTGTCTATCCTGAAGATATATTTTATGAAAAAGTGACTGTAAAAGATATCCCTATAATTGTTGAAGAGCACTTCATAAAGGGAAGGCCTGTTGAGAGGCTCATGTATAAGGAGCCTGTTAAGAAGCAGACAATACCTTTAATGAGAGACATACCATTTTTCAGTCTTCAGGTCCTCAGGGCATTGAGGAATAAAGGCCTTATAGACCCTGAAAAGATAGAAGAGTACATAGCGAGAGATGGGTATCAGGCTGCTGCAAAGGCATTAACAGAAATGACCCCTGAGCAGATAATAGATGAGGTTAAAAAATCAGGACTCAGAGGTAGGGGTGGAGCTGGATTTCCTACAGGACTAAAATGGGAGTTTTGCTCTAAAGTAAAGGGTGACCAGAAATATATCCTGTGCAATGGTGACGAAGGGGACCCCGGTGCATTTATGGACAGGAGCATTATGGAGGCAGATCCTCATGTTGTCCTTGAGGGCATGATTATAGGGGCAAAGGCAATAGGCGCAAACAAAGGTTATATATATGTGAGGGCAGAATATCCACTTGCAGTACATAGACTGCAGCTCGCTATAAAACAGGCAAAGGAATATGGTCTGCTTGGGAATGATATATTAGGCACAGGCTTTAATCTTGATATAGAAATATATCAGGGTGCGGGTGCATTTGTGTGCGGTGAAGAAACCGCACTTATGAGGTCAATAGAGGGAAAAAGAGGAATGCCTATACCAAGACCACCATTCCCAGCACAAAAAGGATTATGGGCAAAACCAACAGTGCTTAACAATGTTGAGACATATGCAAATATTCCTCAGATAATATTGAATGGCGGCGAGTGGTATAGAAGTCTCGGCACAGAAAAATCTACAGGCACAAAGGTCTTTGCACTGAGCGGTGCAATAAATAATATTGGGCTTATAGAGGTCCCTATGGGAATTCCTCTCAGGAAGATAATATACGATATTGGAGGAGGTATTCCAAAGGGAAGGAAGTTCAAGGCTGTTCAACTTGGTGGTCCGTCAGGTGGTTGTATCCCTGAACATCTACTCGATACACCTGTAACATATGAAGATATTGTCAAGACAGGAGCAATTGTTGGGTCAGGCGGTATGGTTGTTATGAATGACCTTAACTGCATGGTGAGTGTTGCAAAGTTTTTTCTTGAATTTACAGCAGAGGAGTCATGTGGTAAATGTCCTCCCTGTAGAATCGGAACGACTGTTATGCTTGATATGTTGACAAATATAACAGAAGGAAGAGGGAGGGATGGAGACATAGAACTTCTTGAAGATATGTCCAGAGACATAATTGCAACATCCCTTTGCGGTCTCGGTCAGACAGCGCCTAATCCAGTGCTTACAACAATAAAATATTTCAGGGATGAATATGAATCCCATATACAAGAAAAATGGTGTAAGACAGGTGTGTGCAAAGAACTATGTACATTTTACATAGATGAGGAAAAATGCAAGGCATGTGGTGCATGCAAAAGAGTCTGTCCACAAAATGCAATATCAGGAGAAAAAAAGGTTCCACATCGCATAAATCAACAACTCTGCATACAATGTCGATCATGCTATGAGGCGTGCAAATTTGATTCAGTAAAGATAGGGCCAAGGAGTTACAGAGAGATACTTGCACCAGATATGCCTGCACAGGAAATCTTGAGAGAGATGCATACGGCTGTGCTTGCCGGAAAAGAAGAATAA
- a CDS encoding GAF domain-containing protein: MFRNIYLNILDSISDGVYYVNNNRKIEYWNKGAEVLTGYPAQDVIGKTCDEVLLFEDEVGIRLPSYEYPAILCLQSSKTHVKSLFLTNKDKEKIYIEEQASPVARGNKIIGAVCVLRDNTRVFSAVESHIKKLRRERLIPICAWCKKIKVSEDSWEQIEKHLTEEGFGVFTHGMCPDCADKIFEKKVYLESYQNICKAISASLSLNEVLNLIVTNAVKVMNVKASMLRLLNKETQKLEVAAYYGLSDRYVNKGPVEYDKSIADAMEGKAVSIYDITSDSDARYRKDAEQEGIRSILSIPVKFKKEVIGVLRMYTAEPVKYKDEDLKFMAAIAEQAAIAIVNARTFETTVSRAKEYLRVFEEVTKAVSSTLRLKEVLSLIVRKLPEVMNLKAATIRLLDVTGQKLELAAAYGLSEKYLGRGPVDTEENVREALQTRPVAIYDVSTDPRVHYQKEAMEEGIKSILTLPIIARGKVIGVLRLLTDRPRHFTEEDIAFSASLAEVCGTAIENAKMYEQLSM, from the coding sequence ATGTTTCGAAATATTTATTTAAATATTCTTGACAGTATTTCAGATGGGGTTTACTATGTTAATAATAACAGAAAGATAGAATATTGGAATAAGGGAGCAGAAGTCCTTACAGGATATCCTGCTCAGGATGTGATTGGAAAAACCTGCGATGAAGTGCTTTTATTTGAAGACGAGGTAGGTATTAGATTGCCTTCCTATGAATATCCAGCTATTTTATGTTTGCAATCATCTAAAACACATGTCAAGAGTCTGTTCCTTACAAATAAAGACAAAGAAAAAATATACATAGAAGAACAGGCATCTCCTGTAGCAAGGGGTAATAAGATAATTGGTGCAGTTTGTGTCTTGAGGGACAACACAAGGGTATTTTCTGCAGTTGAGTCGCATATAAAAAAGTTGAGAAGAGAAAGATTGATTCCGATATGTGCTTGGTGCAAAAAAATAAAAGTGAGTGAAGACTCATGGGAACAGATAGAAAAACATCTTACTGAAGAAGGATTTGGTGTGTTTACACACGGCATGTGCCCTGATTGCGCAGATAAGATATTTGAAAAAAAGGTTTATCTCGAGAGTTATCAGAATATCTGCAAGGCAATAAGTGCGAGCCTTTCTTTAAACGAAGTATTGAACCTCATTGTGACCAATGCTGTGAAGGTAATGAATGTGAAGGCGAGTATGCTAAGGCTTTTAAATAAAGAGACACAAAAACTGGAGGTGGCTGCATACTATGGACTAAGCGATAGATATGTAAATAAAGGGCCTGTTGAATATGACAAGAGTATCGCAGATGCTATGGAGGGCAAGGCTGTATCTATCTATGATATTACATCTGATTCTGATGCACGATACCGCAAAGATGCTGAGCAAGAGGGTATAAGGAGCATATTGTCAATACCTGTTAAGTTCAAAAAAGAGGTAATTGGGGTCTTGAGGATGTATACTGCCGAGCCTGTAAAATATAAAGATGAAGATCTGAAATTTATGGCCGCAATAGCAGAACAAGCAGCTATTGCTATAGTGAATGCAAGGACATTTGAAACAACTGTCTCTCGAGCAAAGGAGTATCTAAGGGTCTTTGAAGAAGTGACAAAGGCAGTGAGTTCTACATTAAGACTAAAAGAAGTGCTTAGTCTTATAGTCAGAAAACTGCCCGAGGTAATGAACCTTAAAGCTGCTACAATAAGATTGCTTGATGTAACAGGGCAGAAGCTGGAACTGGCAGCAGCTTATGGTCTTAGCGAGAAATACCTCGGGCGGGGGCCTGTTGATACAGAAGAAAATGTGAGGGAGGCTCTTCAGACAAGACCTGTTGCTATTTATGATGTTAGCACAGACCCAAGAGTTCATTATCAAAAAGAGGCGATGGAGGAAGGTATAAAGAGCATACTCACACTCCCAATAATTGCGAGGGGAAAGGTGATAGGAGTCTTGAGACTCCTTACAGACAGGCCGCGCCATTTTACAGAAGAGGACATTGCATTTTCAGCATCACTTGCAGAGGTGTGCGGCACTGCAATAGAAAATGCAAAGATGTATGAACAACTCTCCATGTAA
- a CDS encoding type IV pilus twitching motility protein PilT, translating into MASLFDLLKLMIQKGASDLHITTGSPPRLRMAGRLINVEGHLPLTPEDTKELCYSIMTDSQKHKFEENNELDLSFGVKGLSRFRANIFIQRGAVAGAFRAIPFSIKTFQELGLPDVVEELCKRPNGLILVTGPTGSGKSTTLATMIDRINSEKELHIVTIEDPIEFLHTHKKCLVNQREVNSDTLSFKNALKYLLRQDPDVVLIGEMRDLETIESAITTAETGHLTFATLHTNSAIQTINRIIDVFPPHQQEQIRTQLSFVLEGIISQKLLTRQDGQGRVLALEILVPTPAIRNLIREDKLHQIYSMMQTGQTRSGMQTMNQSLYELYIKGLITQEDAVNHSPVPEEMMQMLQKGARLR; encoded by the coding sequence ATGGCGTCACTATTTGATTTATTAAAATTAATGATTCAAAAAGGCGCATCGGACCTTCATATAACAACAGGTAGTCCGCCAAGACTGCGCATGGCTGGAAGGCTTATTAATGTTGAAGGCCATCTGCCTTTAACACCAGAAGATACAAAAGAACTCTGCTATAGCATCATGACAGATTCTCAAAAACATAAATTCGAAGAAAATAATGAACTTGATCTTTCATTCGGTGTAAAAGGTCTAAGCAGATTCAGGGCAAATATATTTATTCAGAGGGGGGCAGTTGCAGGTGCATTCAGGGCAATACCCTTTTCGATTAAAACATTTCAGGAACTTGGACTGCCTGATGTAGTAGAGGAACTCTGCAAAAGGCCAAACGGACTTATACTCGTCACTGGACCTACAGGAAGTGGAAAATCTACTACATTAGCAACAATGATAGATAGGATAAACTCTGAGAAGGAATTGCACATTGTAACAATTGAAGACCCTATAGAGTTTTTGCACACTCATAAAAAATGTCTCGTAAATCAGAGAGAAGTAAACTCTGACACATTATCTTTTAAAAATGCCCTTAAATATCTTCTCAGGCAGGACCCTGATGTCGTGTTGATAGGTGAAATGCGAGACCTCGAGACCATAGAGTCTGCTATAACAACTGCAGAAACAGGACACTTAACATTTGCAACCCTACATACTAACTCTGCCATTCAAACAATCAATAGAATAATAGATGTATTTCCTCCACACCAGCAAGAACAGATAAGGACACAATTATCTTTTGTGCTTGAAGGCATAATCTCACAAAAATTGCTGACAAGACAGGATGGGCAAGGAAGAGTGCTTGCCCTTGAAATCCTTGTGCCGACCCCAGCAATAAGAAATCTTATAAGAGAAGATAAACTCCATCAGATATACTCCATGATGCAGACAGGACAGACTCGTTCGGGAATGCAGACAATGAATCAATCGCTCTATGAACTCTATATTAAAGGATTAATAACTCAGGAAGATGCTGTAAACCACTCTCCAGTGCCAGAAGAGATGATGCAGATGCTCCAGAAGGGAGCAAGACTCAGATAA
- the fdhD gene encoding formate dehydrogenase accessory sulfurtransferase FdhD produces MEAFIKRKIYRSNSESLEEREDLIAVEKRLRVFVNGKEVLSFYCTPIMIRELVVGMFMTENIINGSWCAERMSIEYGEDILVDIPAEGEVSTNGAVITSGCIGGITFPKRLTIQKIDDQFRIKTSALKELFRRFQNASELYKMTGCVHSAGLSDGNEIFCLAEDIGRHNAVDKVIGYAILENIPFEGKIMLASGRLSSEIVSKCAKWGIPVVASRTSPTSLAVDIAEKGGVTVVGFIRADRLNVYTNPQRII; encoded by the coding sequence ATGGAAGCTTTTATAAAACGAAAGATATACAGAAGCAATAGCGAGTCTCTTGAAGAAAGAGAAGACCTCATAGCTGTTGAAAAAAGGCTCAGGGTTTTTGTTAATGGCAAAGAGGTTTTAAGCTTTTACTGCACGCCTATTATGATAAGGGAGCTTGTTGTTGGCATGTTTATGACAGAGAACATTATAAATGGCAGTTGGTGTGCAGAGAGGATGTCTATAGAGTATGGAGAGGATATATTGGTTGATATTCCTGCCGAAGGAGAGGTTTCTACAAATGGTGCTGTAATCACATCAGGATGTATTGGCGGTATAACATTTCCAAAAAGATTGACTATTCAAAAAATAGATGACCAATTTCGAATAAAGACTTCTGCCTTGAAAGAGTTATTCAGAAGATTTCAGAATGCATCAGAATTATATAAAATGACAGGATGTGTACACAGTGCCGGATTAAGCGACGGCAATGAGATCTTTTGCCTTGCAGAGGATATCGGCAGGCACAATGCAGTTGATAAAGTCATAGGCTATGCAATCCTTGAGAATATCCCATTTGAAGGGAAGATAATGCTTGCAAGCGGAAGGCTTTCATCAGAGATCGTCTCAAAATGTGCTAAATGGGGAATACCTGTCGTTGCAAGCAGGACATCTCCTACAAGCCTCGCGGTTGATATTGCTGAAAAAGGCGGTGTAACTGTAGTTGGCTTTATAAGGGCAGATAGATTAAATGTCTACACAAATCCGCAGAGGATTATCTGA
- a CDS encoding (2Fe-2S) ferredoxin domain-containing protein, with the protein MPRLTVDDLKKIKEDYKASLTLREGGYRAKVTIHMGTCGIAAGARKVMEALLDEMTKNNVKDVIVTTSGCAGLCSKEPMATVEVINEAPVKYVYLNEDKIKRIFKEHVIGGKPVEDLALVVGSETAY; encoded by the coding sequence ATGCCAAGATTAACAGTTGATGACTTAAAAAAGATCAAGGAAGATTATAAGGCATCACTCACATTGAGAGAAGGAGGCTACAGGGCAAAGGTAACAATTCATATGGGCACATGCGGTATTGCTGCTGGCGCACGAAAAGTGATGGAAGCACTTCTTGATGAAATGACTAAAAACAATGTAAAAGATGTAATAGTTACAACATCTGGATGTGCAGGGCTTTGCAGTAAAGAGCCAATGGCAACAGTTGAGGTGATAAACGAGGCCCCTGTGAAGTATGTCTATCTCAATGAAGATAAGATTAAAAGGATATTTAAAGAGCATGTAATAGGAGGCAAACCTGTTGAAGATCTTGCCCTTGTTGTGGGCAGCGAAACAGCATATTAG
- a CDS encoding NAD(P)H-dependent oxidoreductase subunit E encodes MAARLDEIIDRYKNKPGSLIPVLQEAQELVGYLPPVVQRHISKGLRIPVSEVHGVVSFYSFFTMKPKGKHNIRVCLGTACYVKGAEEIVKKFSEGLNVDIGGITADKKFSLETVRCLGACGLAPVVVIDKNTHGSVNPVKALELLKEYE; translated from the coding sequence GTGGCTGCAAGGCTTGATGAAATTATAGATAGATATAAGAATAAGCCTGGGAGCCTTATACCTGTTTTACAGGAAGCACAAGAACTTGTTGGTTACCTGCCGCCTGTTGTCCAGAGGCATATATCAAAGGGCTTAAGAATACCTGTAAGCGAGGTTCACGGAGTTGTTTCTTTCTATTCATTTTTTACAATGAAGCCAAAGGGCAAACACAATATCAGGGTATGCCTCGGAACAGCATGTTATGTTAAGGGTGCTGAAGAGATAGTAAAAAAGTTCAGTGAAGGTCTCAATGTTGATATTGGTGGGATAACAGCAGATAAAAAGTTTTCTCTCGAAACAGTAAGATGTCTTGGTGCCTGCGGGCTTGCACCTGTTGTTGTTATTGATAAAAACACACACGGATCTGTCAATCCCGTAAAAGCTCTGGAGCTTTTAAAGGAATATGAATAA
- the nuoG gene encoding NADH-quinone oxidoreductase subunit NuoG: MPVELTINGKNIKVEPGTTILQAAQKNGIYIPNMCYDKRLKPYGGCRLCVVEVEGQPRLFAACSTPVAEGMVVQTETPKLAKARKLVLELLLVHHPLDCPICDKAGECDLQDLAFKYGPSQSRFFAERKHDPERIDAPIVERNPNRCILCGKCVRVCAEHQGVGAINLIGRGFKTKVSPAFEETLNCEFCGQCIDACPVGALGAKPYRFKSRVWYMDEYATICPYCGCGCTTNVSIREGRIIRARGKEDVGINEGNLCSKGRFGFDYIYSENRLTTPMIKKDGKLSPVSWEDALRYIAEKLESIKEKYGASAIGAIGSQRCSMEDNYMLQKFMRDIIGTDNIDSAARFGYAKAQKAMEKAFGTDILPIIKWDAPLKADLIFVVESDITSTLPVWGLNFIKAKNDGAALIVADTKETKLARNSTQWLRIQPGSGTVLLSGIAKVIIDEGLYEKDRAFTIKDFDVFANSLKEYTPSAVSKITGVSEDEVITLARSFVSSKKRLIALTSNASENTKSINTLLAALNLALLMGDGPDAVQIPAEFSNTLGMWMVGIRPLGDGKNAYEIFYEPDTVKALYIMGENPLVTFQDVSKVERTLNGLELLIVQDIFLTETARLADVVLPACSWSEKEGTFMAATGDVQRVPKLISETGQSIPDWKIFRNLARVMNKDIGLKDLMDIRATIADMVVKGGTKEVCPSFNPVSHEVMESVSDEYPMFLVTANILQHSGALSVLSKNLDSVVSDAYLQINTKDAKRYNIQDDMFVKVRSRRGEVYLKAMLSDEVPEGTVFAPLHFAHARVNALTYPSLNGGLPLVAVKIEAA, translated from the coding sequence ATGCCAGTGGAACTAACAATAAATGGGAAAAACATAAAAGTTGAACCAGGAACAACTATCCTTCAGGCGGCACAGAAAAATGGTATTTATATACCTAATATGTGCTATGACAAAAGACTAAAGCCTTATGGTGGTTGCAGGCTTTGTGTTGTGGAAGTTGAAGGACAGCCGAGGCTTTTTGCTGCATGTTCAACCCCTGTTGCCGAGGGTATGGTTGTACAAACAGAGACACCAAAGCTTGCAAAGGCAAGGAAACTCGTCCTTGAACTCCTTCTCGTTCATCACCCACTTGACTGCCCTATATGTGACAAGGCTGGAGAGTGTGATCTTCAGGACCTTGCTTTTAAATATGGACCATCGCAGTCAAGGTTTTTTGCTGAAAGAAAGCATGACCCTGAGAGAATAGATGCGCCTATTGTAGAAAGAAATCCAAATAGATGCATTCTCTGTGGAAAGTGTGTGAGGGTCTGTGCTGAGCATCAGGGTGTGGGTGCTATAAACCTCATAGGAAGGGGATTTAAGACAAAGGTGAGTCCGGCATTTGAAGAAACATTGAATTGTGAGTTTTGCGGTCAGTGTATAGATGCATGCCCTGTTGGTGCGCTTGGTGCAAAGCCATACAGATTTAAATCGAGGGTTTGGTATATGGATGAGTATGCTACTATATGTCCCTATTGCGGTTGTGGTTGCACAACAAATGTGAGTATCAGAGAAGGAAGGATAATAAGGGCAAGGGGGAAGGAAGATGTGGGGATAAACGAAGGGAATCTTTGTAGTAAAGGTAGGTTTGGATTTGATTACATATATTCTGAAAACAGGCTCACAACACCAATGATTAAAAAGGATGGAAAACTGTCTCCTGTATCATGGGAAGATGCCCTTAGATATATAGCAGAAAAACTTGAATCCATCAAAGAAAAATACGGAGCCTCGGCTATCGGTGCTATTGGCTCCCAGAGATGCTCAATGGAAGATAACTATATGCTCCAGAAATTCATGAGGGATATTATCGGCACAGATAATATAGATTCTGCAGCTCGATTTGGTTATGCAAAGGCGCAGAAGGCTATGGAGAAGGCATTTGGCACGGACATTTTACCTATTATAAAGTGGGATGCCCCTTTGAAAGCAGATCTCATATTTGTTGTTGAATCTGACATAACATCTACCCTTCCTGTATGGGGATTGAATTTTATTAAAGCAAAAAATGATGGTGCAGCACTAATAGTTGCAGATACGAAAGAGACAAAGCTCGCAAGGAACAGCACCCAGTGGTTAAGGATACAGCCTGGGTCTGGCACAGTGCTTTTAAGTGGTATTGCTAAAGTTATAATCGATGAGGGTTTATATGAAAAGGATAGGGCTTTTACAATAAAGGATTTTGATGTATTTGCAAACAGTCTGAAGGAATATACACCATCAGCAGTTTCCAAGATTACAGGTGTATCTGAAGATGAGGTTATAACTCTTGCACGGTCTTTTGTTTCTTCTAAAAAGAGGCTTATTGCATTAACATCTAATGCATCTGAAAACACAAAGAGTATAAATACGCTTCTTGCAGCTTTAAACCTTGCTCTTCTTATGGGCGATGGTCCTGATGCTGTACAGATACCTGCTGAGTTTTCAAATACATTAGGCATGTGGATGGTAGGGATTAGACCTCTTGGTGATGGGAAGAATGCCTATGAGATATTTTACGAGCCAGACACTGTGAAGGCTCTTTATATAATGGGAGAGAATCCGCTTGTAACCTTTCAGGATGTGTCAAAGGTCGAGAGGACACTAAATGGGCTTGAATTATTGATAGTGCAGGATATTTTTCTTACTGAGACTGCAAGGCTTGCAGATGTTGTACTCCCTGCATGTAGTTGGTCAGAAAAAGAAGGGACATTTATGGCTGCTACAGGTGATGTTCAGAGAGTGCCAAAACTTATATCTGAGACAGGACAATCTATACCTGATTGGAAGATATTTAGGAATCTTGCAAGGGTGATGAATAAAGATATTGGATTGAAGGATTTAATGGATATAAGGGCAACAATTGCAGATATGGTTGTCAAAGGTGGGACAAAAGAGGTTTGTCCATCATTCAACCCTGTTTCTCATGAGGTTATGGAGAGTGTAAGTGATGAATATCCGATGTTTCTTGTTACTGCAAATATTCTTCAGCACTCAGGTGCGCTATCTGTACTTTCAAAAAACCTCGATTCTGTAGTATCTGATGCATATCTGCAGATAAACACAAAAGATGCTAAAAGATACAATATCCAAGACGATATGTTTGTAAAGGTCAGATCAAGGAGAGGAGAGGTTTATCTGAAGGCAATGCTTTCTGATGAGGTGCCTGAAGGCACTGTTTTTGCCCCTTTGCATTTTGCTCATGCAAGAGTTAATGCACTTACATATCCTTCTCTGAACGGTGGATTACCACTTGTGGCAGTAAAAATAGAGGCAGCATAA
- the pilB gene encoding type IV-A pilus assembly ATPase PilB has product MTVGTSLLGQLLLKAKLITEDQLNEALRIQRLEGKRLGSVLLKLGYLNEESLITFLSRQYNAPAINLSDHKIDTSLLKLIPYETAKRYQLIPISKDGAGLRIAIADPSNNLAIDDVRFLSGMKVLVHVAAESAIMEAIEKYYPKKEAKVVLRGRKGDGKDVMEIEDLNKVIGSALEDITVIEEKEDKEAPKEVDAPIVKLVNGILMNAIRSRASDIHIEPSEDILRVRYRIDGVLQPVLKLPVKMKNAITSRIKIMSHLDISERRLPQDGRIKLKFGDDREIDFRVSTLPTLFGEKVVMRILDKSNLQLELSKLGFDEQQLMDFYDAIEKPYGMILVTGPTGSGKTTTLYSALSHLNKPGVNIMTAEDPVEYNFFGINQVHIREDIGLTFAAALRAFLRQDPDIILVGEIRDFETAEIAIKAALTGHLVLSTLHTNDAPSTIARLINMGIEPIMVSSSVILIVAQRLARKICENCKEQEHISETTLLKAGFSPDIVKDVKCYMGKGCPECNNTGYKGRIAIHEIMPIKDELKEMILQGAPAADIKKEAVRLGMSTLRQSGLKKVINGITTIEEVLRVTFED; this is encoded by the coding sequence ATGACTGTTGGGACATCCTTATTAGGACAGCTTTTATTAAAAGCAAAACTCATAACAGAAGACCAATTAAACGAAGCGCTTCGCATCCAGAGACTCGAAGGCAAAAGACTTGGCTCTGTACTTCTGAAATTAGGCTATTTAAACGAAGAAAGCCTCATCACATTTTTAAGCAGGCAGTATAATGCACCTGCAATTAATCTTTCTGACCATAAAATTGATACCTCCTTGCTGAAACTCATCCCTTATGAAACAGCAAAAAGATACCAACTCATCCCTATCTCAAAAGATGGGGCAGGGTTAAGAATAGCCATAGCAGATCCTTCTAACAACTTGGCAATAGATGATGTTAGATTTCTGTCAGGAATGAAGGTGTTAGTGCATGTAGCTGCAGAGTCTGCCATTATGGAAGCCATAGAAAAGTATTACCCGAAAAAAGAGGCAAAGGTTGTACTGCGCGGACGCAAAGGTGATGGGAAAGATGTTATGGAGATAGAGGACCTCAACAAGGTGATAGGCAGTGCACTTGAAGATATAACTGTCATTGAGGAAAAAGAAGACAAAGAAGCACCAAAAGAAGTAGATGCACCTATAGTAAAACTTGTCAATGGCATATTAATGAATGCCATAAGATCCCGTGCAAGTGATATACACATAGAGCCTTCAGAAGATATTCTCAGGGTCAGATACAGAATAGACGGCGTGCTTCAACCCGTTTTAAAACTCCCTGTAAAGATGAAAAATGCAATTACATCGAGGATAAAAATAATGTCGCATCTCGACATATCCGAAAGAAGGCTGCCACAAGATGGAAGGATAAAACTCAAATTCGGAGACGACAGGGAGATAGATTTCAGGGTCTCTACACTGCCAACATTATTTGGTGAAAAGGTCGTAATGAGGATTCTTGACAAGTCAAATTTACAGCTTGAGTTATCAAAGCTGGGATTTGATGAACAACAGCTTATGGACTTTTATGATGCTATAGAGAAACCATACGGTATGATACTTGTGACAGGTCCAACAGGGAGCGGTAAGACAACAACCCTGTACTCTGCTTTGTCACATTTAAACAAACCGGGTGTAAACATCATGACAGCAGAGGACCCTGTTGAATATAATTTTTTTGGCATAAATCAGGTTCACATACGGGAAGACATAGGGCTAACATTTGCTGCTGCATTAAGGGCATTTTTAAGGCAAGACCCCGATATTATACTGGTGGGTGAGATAAGAGATTTTGAGACAGCAGAAATTGCAATAAAGGCAGCACTTACAGGACATCTCGTTTTAAGCACCCTCCATACAAATGATGCACCAAGCACTATAGCAAGACTTATAAACATGGGGATAGAGCCAATAATGGTCTCTTCATCTGTCATTTTAATAGTAGCACAGAGACTTGCAAGAAAAATATGCGAAAATTGCAAAGAACAAGAGCATATATCAGAGACAACTCTTTTAAAGGCAGGTTTTTCTCCTGATATAGTAAAAGATGTTAAATGTTATATGGGAAAAGGTTGTCCTGAATGTAACAACACAGGATATAAAGGCAGGATAGCCATTCATGAGATCATGCCGATAAAGGATGAATTAAAGGAAATGATACTTCAAGGCGCACCTGCTGCAGATATAAAAAAAGAAGCAGTCCGTCTTGGTATGTCAACACTCAGGCAGAGTGGATTGAAAAAGGTAATAAATGGTATAACAACTATAGAAGAGGTTCTGAGAGTAACATTTGAGGACTGA